Proteins from one Comamonas flocculans genomic window:
- a CDS encoding NAD-dependent epimerase/dehydratase family protein → MHPPIRHLILGDGVIGRASAQALRALGHEATLASRTARDEAGHLQLDARDPAALARALQGHSHLHLTLGLPYRASVWERDWPRIMQGAIDAALAHGARLLWFDNLYAYGPLPLAVPMREDHPLAPPSRKGRVREGLIGQLQRAGEQRGLRWLVARSADFYGPRAHLSLLYASALQRQLQGRTAFWLGDPDRRHSFTYTLDAARALALLALDEGAWQQSWHLPTASPAPTARALLAESARLLGLAPRLHALPAALVRLAGPLHPMLREVGEMLYQNQQDYVFCSDKFMDRYPDFRITPYTQGLAATLASFAPGGDPALG, encoded by the coding sequence ATGCACCCACCCATACGACACCTGATCCTCGGCGACGGCGTGATCGGCCGCGCCAGCGCCCAGGCCCTGCGCGCGCTCGGCCATGAGGCGACGCTGGCCAGCCGCACCGCGCGCGATGAAGCCGGGCACCTGCAGCTCGATGCGCGGGACCCGGCGGCGCTTGCCCGCGCGCTGCAAGGCCACAGCCATTTGCACCTGACGCTGGGCCTGCCCTACCGCGCCAGCGTCTGGGAGCGCGACTGGCCGCGCATCATGCAGGGCGCGATCGACGCCGCACTCGCCCACGGCGCGCGCTTGCTGTGGTTCGACAACCTCTATGCCTACGGACCGCTGCCGCTGGCCGTGCCCATGCGCGAAGACCACCCGCTGGCGCCACCCTCGCGCAAGGGGCGCGTGCGCGAGGGCTTGATCGGCCAGCTGCAGCGCGCAGGCGAGCAGCGCGGCCTGCGCTGGCTGGTGGCGCGCAGCGCCGATTTCTACGGGCCGCGGGCGCACCTGTCCCTGCTGTACGCGAGTGCGCTGCAGCGCCAGCTGCAGGGCCGCACGGCCTTCTGGCTGGGCGACCCCGATCGGCGCCACAGCTTCACCTACACCCTGGACGCAGCCCGCGCCCTGGCGTTGCTGGCGCTCGACGAGGGTGCCTGGCAGCAAAGCTGGCATTTGCCCACGGCCAGCCCCGCGCCCACGGCGCGCGCCCTGCTGGCCGAAAGCGCCCGCCTGCTGGGCCTGGCGCCGCGCCTGCATGCGCTGCCGGCGGCGCTGGTGCGCCTGGCCGGCCCGCTGCACCCCATGCTGCGCGAGGTGGGCGAAATGCTCTACCAGAACCAGCAGGACTACGTGTTCTGCAGCGACAAGTTCATGGACCGCTACCCCGACTTTCGCATCACGCCCTATACGCAAGGCCTGGCTGCCACGCTGGCCTCGTTCGCCCCGGGTGGCGACCCGGCGCTCGGCTGA
- a CDS encoding O-acetylhomoserine aminocarboxypropyltransferase/cysteine synthase family protein has protein sequence MTTSHGDHVFGFGTRTIHAGAQPDPATGARATPIHQTTSFVFDDAEHASNLFNLATFGNVYSRISNPTVAVFEERMASLENGRAALACASGMAAQMTALFALLKTGDHVVAASTLYGGSVGQLGTGFERLGIETTFVDPADPANFERAMRPETRVVFGETLGNPLVNVLDIAAVAEVAHAHGVPLVVDNTVASPYLCNPLDLGADIVVHSATKYIGGHGTTMGGVLIESGRFPWDNGKFPDMVQPSRAYHGVKFYETFGDFGYTMKARMEVNRTYGGVLSPMNAWLLLQGAETLHLRMQAHCRNALAVARHLKQHPKVAWVNYPGLPESPYHALARKQFREVDGAPGASGLLTFGIRGGAAAGEKFIDACEFLSHLANIGDAKTLVIHPASTTHRQLSDEELKRAGVSGDMVRLSVGIEDVDDILWDIDQALARCGA, from the coding sequence ATGACCACATCCCACGGCGACCATGTCTTCGGCTTCGGCACCCGCACCATCCACGCTGGCGCCCAGCCCGACCCGGCCACCGGCGCGCGCGCCACGCCCATCCACCAGACCACCAGCTTCGTCTTCGACGACGCCGAGCACGCCAGCAACCTGTTCAACCTGGCCACCTTCGGCAACGTCTACAGCCGCATCTCCAACCCGACGGTGGCGGTGTTCGAGGAGCGCATGGCCAGCCTGGAAAACGGCCGCGCGGCACTCGCCTGCGCCAGCGGCATGGCGGCGCAGATGACCGCCCTGTTCGCGCTGCTCAAGACCGGCGACCACGTGGTGGCCGCGAGCACGCTGTACGGCGGCAGCGTCGGGCAGCTGGGCACAGGCTTCGAGCGCCTGGGCATCGAGACCACCTTCGTCGATCCGGCCGACCCGGCGAACTTCGAGCGCGCCATGCGCCCCGAAACCCGCGTGGTCTTCGGCGAGACCCTGGGCAATCCGCTGGTCAACGTGCTGGACATCGCCGCCGTGGCCGAGGTGGCGCACGCGCACGGCGTGCCCCTCGTCGTGGACAACACCGTGGCCAGCCCGTATCTGTGCAACCCGCTCGATCTGGGTGCGGACATCGTGGTGCACAGCGCCACCAAGTACATCGGCGGCCACGGCACGACGATGGGCGGCGTGCTCATCGAAAGCGGGCGCTTCCCCTGGGACAACGGCAAGTTCCCCGACATGGTGCAGCCCAGCCGGGCCTACCACGGCGTGAAGTTCTACGAGACCTTCGGCGACTTCGGCTACACCATGAAGGCGCGCATGGAAGTGAACCGCACCTACGGCGGCGTGCTCTCGCCGATGAACGCCTGGCTGCTGCTGCAGGGGGCGGAAACCCTGCACCTGCGCATGCAGGCGCATTGCCGCAATGCGCTGGCCGTGGCGCGGCACCTGAAGCAGCACCCCAAGGTGGCCTGGGTCAATTACCCCGGCCTGCCCGAATCGCCGTACCACGCACTGGCGCGGAAACAGTTTCGCGAGGTGGATGGCGCACCGGGCGCCTCTGGGCTGCTCACCTTCGGCATCCGGGGCGGCGCGGCGGCGGGCGAGAAGTTCATCGATGCCTGCGAGTTCCTGAGCCACCTGGCCAACATCGGCGACGCCAAGACGCTGGTGATCCACCCGGCCTCGACCACGCACCGGCAGTTGAGCGACGAGGAACTGAAGCGCGCCGGGGTCAGCGGCGACATGGTGCGCCTGTCGGTCGGCATCGAGGACGTGGACGACATCCTCTGGGACATCGACCAGGCGCTGGCGCGCTGCGGCGCCTGA
- a CDS encoding CoA-binding protein has translation MSPAAGPPLLSSQLRAILARCRTIAVVGLSPQWHRPSHFAAQYMQAHGYRIVPVNPLVASAGGSILGQTAYASVTEAARALAAQGRRIDMVDCFRRSEDIAPLADEAIAIGAACLWLQLGVVNEEAAARARAAGLDVVQDRCVKIEHARLFGGLGWAGVNTKVISARRPRQLPY, from the coding sequence ATGAGCCCGGCTGCCGGCCCGCCCCTGCTGAGCAGCCAGCTGCGCGCCATCCTCGCGCGCTGCCGCACCATCGCCGTCGTCGGCCTTTCGCCGCAGTGGCACCGGCCCAGCCACTTCGCCGCCCAATACATGCAGGCGCACGGCTACCGCATCGTGCCGGTGAACCCTCTGGTCGCCAGCGCAGGCGGCAGCATCCTTGGCCAAACGGCCTACGCGAGCGTGACCGAAGCCGCCCGGGCCCTGGCCGCGCAGGGGCGCCGCATCGACATGGTGGACTGCTTTCGCCGCAGCGAGGACATCGCGCCACTGGCCGACGAGGCGATCGCCATTGGCGCTGCCTGCCTGTGGTTGCAGCTGGGCGTGGTCAATGAGGAGGCCGCCGCCCGGGCGCGCGCGGCAGGGCTCGATGTGGTGCAGGACCGCTGCGTGAAGATCGAGCATGCGCGCCTGTTCGGCGGCCTGGGCTGGGCGGGGGTGAACACCAAGGTCATCAGCGCCAGACGGCCGCGCCAGCTGCCTTACTGA
- a CDS encoding lytic murein transglycosylase, whose product MRSIARHRTHAPALVLMLAALLGGAGSTGFCAPAEAPTAEQTDDFSAWLATFAKEARQAGIRQSTLDATLAKARLLPQVLELDRAQPEFVRPIWTYLDGAVSTQRILAGKAQRQLHARALDSATERYGVPASIVTAIWGIESSYGTHFGSFRTVDALATLAWDGRRRDWARGELMAALTIADQGQIPAASLVGSWAGAMGHTQFLPSVYLKYAVDADGDGKRDIWASVPDAVASTANFLAQSGWRPSEPWGAEVRLPASFDYSRTELSVRQDSDAWAAEGVRSMDGKPLPAMRDASILTPAGRLGPAVMVGNNFRVLLRYNSSTNYALAVSLLARQIDGGPALLAPWPRQLKPLARGEIEAMQLALNRLGMDAGEPDGVVGPATRAGLRRYQASTGQTPDGYPTQELLQRLLQQTEADPR is encoded by the coding sequence ATGCGTTCCATTGCGCGCCACCGCACCCATGCACCTGCCCTGGTGCTCATGCTCGCAGCCCTGCTGGGCGGCGCCGGCAGTACCGGGTTTTGCGCCCCGGCCGAGGCGCCCACCGCCGAGCAGACCGACGATTTCAGCGCCTGGCTGGCCACCTTTGCCAAGGAAGCGCGGCAGGCCGGCATACGCCAGAGCACGCTGGACGCCACCCTGGCCAAGGCGCGCCTGCTGCCCCAGGTGCTGGAGCTGGACCGCGCCCAGCCCGAGTTCGTGCGCCCGATCTGGACTTACCTGGACGGCGCGGTGTCCACTCAGCGCATCCTCGCGGGCAAGGCACAGCGCCAGCTGCATGCGCGCGCGCTGGACAGCGCCACCGAACGCTACGGCGTGCCGGCCAGCATCGTCACCGCCATCTGGGGCATAGAGAGCAGCTACGGCACGCACTTCGGGAGCTTTCGCACCGTGGACGCGCTGGCCACGCTGGCCTGGGACGGCCGCCGGCGCGACTGGGCGCGCGGGGAGCTCATGGCCGCGCTCACCATCGCGGACCAGGGGCAGATCCCCGCGGCCAGCCTGGTGGGCTCGTGGGCCGGCGCCATGGGCCACACCCAGTTCCTGCCCTCGGTCTATCTGAAGTACGCGGTCGACGCGGACGGCGACGGCAAGCGCGACATCTGGGCCAGCGTCCCCGACGCGGTCGCCTCCACCGCCAATTTCCTCGCGCAGTCGGGCTGGCGCCCGAGCGAGCCCTGGGGCGCGGAGGTACGCCTGCCGGCAAGCTTCGACTACAGCCGCACCGAGCTGTCGGTGCGCCAGGACAGCGACGCCTGGGCGGCCGAGGGGGTACGCAGCATGGACGGCAAACCCCTGCCGGCCATGCGCGACGCCTCCATCCTCACGCCGGCCGGCCGACTGGGGCCGGCGGTGATGGTGGGCAACAACTTCCGGGTGCTGCTGCGCTACAACAGCTCGACCAACTACGCGCTGGCCGTGAGCCTGCTGGCACGCCAGATCGACGGCGGGCCTGCGCTGCTCGCACCCTGGCCGCGCCAGCTCAAGCCGCTGGCGCGCGGCGAGATCGAAGCCATGCAACTGGCGCTCAACCGCCTGGGCATGGACGCCGGCGAGCCCGATGGCGTGGTCGGCCCCGCCACGCGCGCCGGCCTGCGCCGCTACCAGGCAAGCACCGGCCAGACGCCCGACGGCTACCCCACGCAGGAGCTGCTGCAGCGGTTGCTGCAGCAAACCGAGGCGGACCCGCGATGA